The genomic interval CTTACCCCCTTGCCTCCCTTAAAATACAGAAAAACAGGGAAAACATGGCCTAAAATTACTGCAAAAGCAGTTAATATCAAATTTAATCCATTTATTCCTAAAAACCTCTGAGAAATATATAAAGCGAAAAAGCCTTTCAAAAAATCAAAAAGAAAACCGAAAAATGCATACTTTATCCCACAAAACCTGTATAAATTTGTTGCCCCAACATTACCGCTTCCCGATTTTCTCAAATCCACATTCCCGCAAAAGTACGCAATAAGAAAAGAAAAGGGAATTGAGCCTAAAATGTAAGAAAAAAACAAAGCAAACAAGTACTTCACAACAACCCCTTAAAAATAGATTCTGGATTTTGAATGCTAAATTATAGATTCAAAAAATCAAATAGTTAATTTTTAAAAAATTCTTCCTCAATCTAAAATTCATAATCCATAATTCAAAATTAAAAAATCAAACATCCTCAATCCATAATCCAACATTCAAAATCCACCATTCAAAATTTAAAACTCAAACCCATCCCCCCAAAAACCTAAAACCTAAAACCTAAAACCTTTTAAATTATACTTTATCTTCACCTTTTGGTATAATATTTGCGAACTTAAAATATGGAGGAGAAGCATGAAAAAGTTAATTATATACCCTTTAATAATTCTATTTGCCTTTGGAGGATTTGCAAAAACAAAGGTTGTAACTTCAATTTTTCCAATTGCAGATATAGTATCAAACATTGTGAAGGATAAGGCTGATGTAAAATATGTTATTCCTGTAAATGCAAACCCGCACACATTTGAGCCTACCCCTGAACAGGCAAAGATAATTGCACAGGCAGATGTATTTATTGGAGTGTCAAAACAGTTTGACGGCTGGATTGAAAAATTCTTAAAAAAAGATGCTAAAAAGTACTATTTGCAAAGAAGGCCAGCAAATCCTCATATATGGTTATCCTTCATTTGGGGGAATCAAATTATTTCAAATATAAAACTTATTTTTATGAAATTAGACCCTAAAAATAAAAAGTTTTATACTGCAAATGCAATAAAATATTCAAGAGAGTTAAGTGAAATCCATAAGGTTTACTTTGCAAAATTTAAAAGCCTGAAAACAAAAAATGTTATTCAATACCATCCTGCATGGGAATACCTTGCAAAAGATTTAAAATTAAACATTATCGGCACTATTTACACAGGAGAAAGCAAAAGAGTTTCTATAGCACACCTTACCAGTATTTTAAAAATCGGCAAAAAGAGAGGAGCTGATGCTCTTTTATGCAGGTTAAACACAAAAGATAAGGTAATTGATATTTACGAAAGAGAATTAAAATTAAAAAGGGTTGAATTAGACCCTATAGGCGACCCAAAAAGCAAAGACAGAAATTCTTACATTAACCTTTTAATTTACAATTGTGAGAAGATTTATCAGGCTTTAAATCAATGAGCTTACCCTATATCTTTATTGAAGATTTAGAAGTTAAATACGGCAATAAAGTTGTTTTGGAAGATATTTTTCTCAAAGTTGAAAAAGGTGAAATTGTATCAATTGTAGGCCCCAACGGGGGAGGAAAAACAACCTTACTAAAAGTTATTCTTGGATTAAAAGACTATTCAAAGGGGACAATTAAAGTTTTAGGCAAAAACCCAAAAGAAGTTGACAAAAAAGAAATTGGATACCTTCCTCAGAGAGAGGAAACTGCAAAAAATTTCCCCATTTCAGTTTTTGAAACAGTATTAATGGGAAGATATCCCAAAATAGGATTATTTAGAAAACCAGGGGAAAAAGACAAAGAAATAGCACTTGAAAGCCTGAAACTTGTAAAAATGGACCACTTAAAAGACGAAAATATCAATAAACTTTCAGGTGGGCAGAGACAGAGGGTTTTTATTGCAAGGGCTCTGGCTATGGAACCTAAAATTCTTATTCTGGATGAGCCTTCAACAGGTCTTGATATTGTGGCTCAGGAAGATTTTTATAAAATATTAGTTGAAATTAGAAATAAAAAAGAAATGTCAATAATTATGGTGTCACACGATATTGGTGTTGTTTCAACCTTTGTGGATAAAATAGCATGTTTGAACAAAACAATTCACTACCATGGTAAAAGCGGGACACCTATTCCAAAAGATGTTTTAGAAAAAGTTTTTGGCTCAAATATTCAAATTCTTGTACACGATCCACATTGTAAAGGATGTCATAGAGGCGAGCATGATTGAGTTATTACAGTTTGAATTTGCAAAAAACGCACTAATTGCAGGGACAATAATTAGTATCCTTTTCGGTTTTCTTTCTTTTTTCATTGTAATGAAAAAATTGTCTTTTCTAACTGTGGGCATCTCCCACGCTGCATTCGGGGGAGTGGCACTGGGAATTCTATTAGGGTTAAATCCATACATTACAGCTATTTTTTTCTGTCTTTTAACAGGTTATTTGATAGCAATTCACGGAGAAAAATCGGAATACGACAGTGTAATTGGAATTCTTTTTGCCTTTACAATGGCATTGGGAGTAATATTTCTATCATTAAAAAAAGATTACACCTTTGACATAATGTCATACCTTTTCGGAACAATTTTAGGGATAACAAAATCAGATTTATTTCTTTTAATTGGATTAATGATTGGAGTTTTCATAATTTTTTATCTGTTTTTTAAAGAGATAATCTTTATAACCTTTGATAAAAATGTGGCAATGGCATCAGGCTTACCTGTAAATCTTTTTGAGAATTTGATTATAGTAATTCTTACACTTGTAATTGTGCTAAGCATAAAACTAATAGGGATTATTTTAGTCTCTGCTTTTTTGATTATCCCAGCCGCAATTACAATACTATTTTTTGACAATTACAAAAAAATCATATTTTTCTCAATGTTAATCAACCTTGTGATATTTTATTCAGGATTTTTTCTAAGCTATAAGTTAAATTTACCATCAGGAGCAACTGTTGTCTCTATAGGGGCTTTGCTATACTTTGCTTCTGCTTTGTTTGCTGGAAAGAAAAACTAATTTAAATAACTTTTCAATATATTTTTGTACCTTGACCTTCTAATTTTTTCAAGGGCACTTTTTTCTATCTGCCTTACCCTTTCCCTCGAAAGATTTAAAATTTTTCCAATCTCCTGCAAGGTTTTAGGTTCTTCTCCGTTTAAACCAAACCTGTGGATTAAAACATCCCTCTCCCTTTGGCTCAAAATAGAAAGAGACTCCATTAAATGCTCAACAAAAGATTTTTTTATTAACTCAGTCTCAGCGTCATCTACACTTTCCTGCTCAATAACATCCTCATAGTTTAAATCATCTGTATCTGACGATATATAATCATCAAGAGACCTATGTTCACCATAAGTGGTTAAAAGAGAATTTAAAGATAATTCATCTATATCCATAGCCTCAGCCAATTCCCTCGGTGATGGGTCTCTGTTTAACTCTTTTTGTAATTCGTTAAACTTTCTTCCAACATTGTTTATCAAATTTAAAGTTTTGTAGGAAATTTTAAAAATTCCACTCTGCTCTGCTATTGCAGATATAATAGCCTGCCTAATCCACCACACCGCATATGTGATAAACTTTACATTTTTATCTGGGTCAAACCTTTTTGCAGCCTCAATCAATCCTAAGTTACCCTCATTTATCAAATCCATAAAAGGTACACCTTTCCCTCTATACCTTTTGGCAATTGAAACAACAAACTTTAAATTAGCCTCTACAAGCCTTCTTAAAGCATCTTTGTCCCCTTTTTTAATCCTTCTTGCCAGTTCTTTTTCCTCATCTGGAGTTAAAGGGGGAATTTTATTTATCTGTTTTAAATACTGCTTTAAGGCTTCTTCTTCCTCAAAAAACTTGTAATTTTTCGCCATTTTCTACTTTTCTTCCTTCTCAATATCAAGTTTTATTATTCCAGACCTTGGAATTTTTACAAGAGCATTTTTGATTTTTTCTTCACCATTTTGCACATGTTCAACAATTATTTTTTGAAGGGCCATTGTTAGTTGATTAATCTCCTGTTGCATCTTTTCCATTTTTTCTCTCATATTGAGAATTATCTCTATCCCAGCAAGGTTTACCCCTAAATCCCTTGCAAGATTGAGTATAATTTCAAGCCTCTCAAGATCCTTTTTTGAATACAACCTTGTATTTCCCTCAGTTCTTGAAGGTTTTAGAAGACCATGCTTTTCATAAAGCCTTAATGTTTGAGGGTGGACATTGTACATCTTTGCAACAACACTTATCATATAGTACGGTTCATTATTCTTGCCTTTTACCATAGCACCACCCCCTTACACCTTAAAATGAGACCTGATTGCATTTTTATCCTCATACTTTTCTAATTCTTTCATCAACTCCCTCACCTTTGTATCAACTATAGAAGGAGTTTTTACCTCAACCTCAAGATACATATCTCCATTCTTACCGGTTAGCCTTGATTTTATTCCCTTACCTCTCACCCTTATTTTCTGGCCACACTGGGTTTGAGGGGGAATTTTAACAGTTGTCTCCCCGTATATTGTAGGTATTTTAATTTTAGCACCTAATGCAGCTTCAGAAAATGTGATGGGCAATTTAAGATAGATATTATCTCCCTGTCTCTTAAACAACGGATGCTCTTCCACAACAGTTATTATATACAAATCTCCGGGAGGCCCTCCATTAATACCAGCCTCTCCCTTTCCAGGAACTCTGACCTTTGAACCATTATCAACACCAGCTGGAATTCTTACATTAATAGTTTCAACATACGGAATTCTTCCTGTCCCGTTACACTTTGAGCATTTTGTAAATGTTATTCTTCCGGTTCCTCCACAAAGAGAACATGTTCTTTCCATGTGGAAAAAAGGCAATCCTCCGCTTTCTTTCCCTGTTCCTTTGCATCTTGGACAGGTTTGAGGAGAAGACAGAGGAACTTTACCTGTACCGCCACATGCATCACAAGGTTTACTTCTATTTACCTTAATCTTTGTCGTCAAACCGTGAACAGCGTCCATAAATGATATTCTCATTGAGTATTGAATATCCTCTCCCTTGCGCGGTGCATTTGAATATGAATAATCGTTGTATGTTGTGCTTTTTCTACCTCCGCCGAATAAGTCTGAAAAAATCTCTGAAAAATCAAAATCAACATTGCGAAAATCCTGATAGTTGAAATCCTGTCCAAAATTAGCATCTCCAACAAATCCGTATTTGTCGTACTGCTCTTTCTTTTTAGGGTCTGAAAGAACGGCATAAGCCTCTGAAATCTCTTTAAACTTCTCCTCAGCCTGCTTATCACCCGGGTTTAAATCAGGGTGATATTTTCTTGCTAACTTTTTATAAGCCTTTTTTACATCCTGTATTGAGGCCCCCTTAGGGAGCCCCAACACAGCGTAATAATCCTTTTTATTCATGGCTTACTCTCCGTTCCTCCTTATTCAACAATCTCAGCATCAACAACGTCGTCACCGCCTTTATCGTCATTTGACTGAGTACCTTGATTTGTTGCACCTGCATCTGTCTGGGTGCCTGCCTGAGCATCAGTCTGCTGAGACTGGTAGAGGTATTGAGAGAGTTTGTGAGATACATTTGTCAAGTTATCTATTGCAGAATTAATTGCGTTTACATCTTCTCCTTCCATTGCAGTTTTTAACTGAGAAATAGCTGATTCAATAGCCTGCTTATCAGCATCAGTAATCTTGTCAGCATGCTCTTTAAGCAGCTTTTCTATCTGGTAGATTAAAGAATCACCTCTATTTCTTGCCTCAATTAACTGCGCCCTTCTCTTATCTTCTTCCGCATGTGCTTGAGCCTCTTTTACCATTTTATCAATTTCTTCTTTTGACAATCCGCTTGAGCCTGTAATTGTAATCTTTTGCTCTTTACCTGTTGCCCTGTCTTTAGCACTTACATTTAAAATACCATTAGCATCTATATCAAAGGTAACTTCAATCTGAGGAACTCCCCTTGGTGCAGGTGGAATTCCCATAAGGTGGAATTTACCTAAAGATTTATTGTCTTTTGCAAGAGGCCTTTCTCCCTGTAATACATGAATTTCAACACTTGTCTGATTATCAGCAGCAGTTGTAAATACCTCTGTTTTTCTTGTTGGAATTGTTGTATTTCTTGGAATCATAACAGTCATAACCCCACCCTGAGTTTCAACACCTAAAGAGAGAGGTGTTACATCAAGGAGAAGAACATCTTTAACATCTCCAGCAAGTACTCCACCCTGAATAGCAGCACCAACTGCAACAACTTCATCAGGGTTAACCCCTTTGTGAGGCTCTTTTCCAAAAAATTCAGTTACCTTTTTCTGAACAAGAGGAATCCTTGTTGAACCTCCAACTAAAACAACTTCATCAATATCTGATGGTTTCAATCCAGCATCTTCAAGAGCCTTTTTACACGGCTCCATTGTCTTTTCAATTAAATCTTCAATCATTGACTCAAATTTAGCCCTTGTTAACTTAATGTTTAAGTGTTTTGGTCCTGAAGCATCGGCGGTTATAAAGGGCAAATTAATCTCTGTCTCCATCATTGAAGAAAGCTCAATTTTCGCTTTTTCTGCTGCCTCTTTAAGCCTTTGAAGAGCCATTTTATCCTGAGACAAATCAATTCCCTGGTCTTTTTTAAATTCATCAATCAGCCAGTCAATAATTCTCTGGTCAATGTTATCGCCACCTAAATGAGTGTCACCGTTTGTTGATTTAACCTCTACAACACCTTCACCAACTTCGAGAATTGAAATATCAAAAGTACCACCACCAAAATCGTAAACAGCAATAGTCTCGTCCTTTTTCTTATCAAGACCGTATGCTAAAGCAGCAGCCGTTGGCTCATTTATAATCCTCTTAACCTCTAAACCTGCAATTTTTCCCGCATCCTTTGTTGCCTGCCTCTGGGCATCGTTGAAATATGCCGGTACAGTAATTACCGCTTCAGTTACAGGTTCACCTAAATAGTCCTCAGCTGCTTTTTTGAGCTTCTGCAAAATTTTCGCAGAGATTTCTGGAGGAGAAAACAATTTTCCATTTACCTCTACCCTAACATCCCCGTTTGGAGCCTTAACAACCTTATAAGGCACCATTTTCATCTCTTCGGTTACCTCTTCATATCTCCTTCCCATAAATCTCTTTATAGAAAAGATTGTATTTTCAGGGTTTGTTATTGCCTGCCTTTTAGCAACCTGTCCAACTAAAATTTCACCATTTTTTGCAAAAGCAACAACAGAAGGAGTTGTTCTTGCTCCCTCCTGATTAGGGATAACGGTAACGTCATTCCCTTCCATAACTGCAACAACAGAGTTTGTTGTTCCAAGGTCAATACCTATTATTTTTCCCATAATTACCTCCTAAATTCTTTTTTACAACCGTTATTAATATAAAACCTTAGTGAGTTATTGTCAAGAATTTATTATAATAATGTTGTAAGATTATCAAAGAGCCAAAAAATTAAAAACCATTTTCTTTACGTGTTTTTTAAGATATAATAAAGGAAATAATATTAAAGGGAGTAGGTTATGGAAGCAAAAAAAGATTTAATTTTACAATTTATTAATTTTAAGCTTGATAAACTTATTAGCGAATTTAAAATTGAAATAGAAAAAATCTTTCAAAAAGACTTTTATATTTCAGAAGAAGAAATTGAGCCTTTAATAAATAAGATATTGGCGCAAACTCAAGGCGCTTCTAACATAAGCACTTCAATAGACCCACTATATAATCTTAACCTTGCTTTAAAAAATAGCACCAACCAGAAAGAATTAATTGAAAACTTTTTTAGCTCTTTATTTAATTTAACAAACTACATAGGCTTTTTTATATTCAAGGGAAACAACGCTATATGCTATGCGGCAAAAGGCCAGGGGAACAAACCCCAAAAGGATTTCAAGATAAACAAAATCATTTTTATGGAGCCTAAAAAGTTATCAGACCCTATTTTCCCTGATAATTTAAAAGCCTTTTTTAACTTAGAATCTACCATTGCAATTCCTCTACTTATAAAATACAAACAGGCAGGCTTTTTCATTTTTGAGCTCAACAACAAAGAAGATTTTAAATTGTTTGAAATAGCAACTTCAATGTTTGAAAGAGAATTAAATTTGCTTCCATTAAAAAACCAGGAAGATATAAAAACTCAGCAGTTTAAAACTGTAGAACAACCACCTAAAACTGAAACGCCTTCTACACCTTCAAAAGCAGAAGAAGACCCTGTTATGAAAAAAGCAAAAAGGTTTGTTAATGCTCTTGCAAGTGATATTAAACTTTATAATGAAGAAAAAATCAAAGAAGGCCTTGAAAAAGGAAATCTAAAGGAGCTATTAAAAGAAGATATTGAAAAAAGTTATCAGGCTTTCAGGGAAAAATACCCAGACAAAAATAAATTCCCTGATTCTCTCTTTGAAGAAGCCTTAATTAAATATGTGGCAAAAGGGAATCCCGATTTATTGAAATAAATTGCAACAAATATATTGACCTTATAACCTATTCTGGTAATATACAGAGGTAAAATTTATTAGAGGAGAAGGATTATGGAATCAATAAAGGTTCAGCCTAATGATGTTTTAAAAACATTGGAAAAGCACTTGTTAGTTGACGGCTTTCACATTGTTCTTGACCTTGAAAAGAGCGAAGGTTGTTATATGGTGGATGCAAGGGATGGTAAAAGGTACATTGACTTTTATGCTTTTTTTGCATCTCTTCCACTTGGATTCAACCATCCAAAAATGAAAGACCCGGAATTTGTTGAAAGGTTAAAAATTGCATCAATTCATAAGGTAGCAAACTCTGACATTTACACAACCTATATGGCTGAGTTTGTAGAAACCTTTGCAAAAATAGGGGCACACCCTGAATTACCAAACTATTTTTTCATTGATGGCGGCGCCTTAGCAGTGGAAAATGCTTTAAAAGCTGCCTTTGATTGGAAGGTAAGAAAGAATTTTCAAAAGGGATACAAAGAGGAAAAGGGACACAAGGTAATTCATTTCAAAGAAGCGTTTCACGGAAGAACAGGCTATACAATGAGTTTAACAAATACAGACCCGACAAAGGTTAAATACTTCCCAAAATTTGATTGGCCAAGAATTACAAACCCAAAAATCGAATTTCCTTTAACTGAGGAAAACCTTACAAAGGTAATTGAAAAGGAAAATCAGGCTATTGATGAGATTTATAAAGCAATAAAAGAAAACAAGGACGACATTGCATGCCTTATTATTGAGCCTATTCAGGGTGAAGGTGGAGACAATCACTTCAGGCCGGAATTTTTAAGAAAGCTCAGAGAAATTACAGAAGAAAACGATATTCTCTACATTGTAGATGAAGTACAAACAGGTGTTGCTGCAACAGGCAAAATGTGGTGTTTTGAGCATTTTGGATTTGTTCCTGATATTGTTTCATTCGGGAAAAAACTACAGGTATGCGGAATAATGGTTTCTGATAAGGTAAATGAAGTTGATTCTGTTTTTAAAGTTTCTTCAAGGCTTAACTCTACATGGGGAGCAAACATCGTGGATATGGTAAGGGCTCAGAGAATCCTTGAAATAATTCACGAAGAAAACCTTATAGAAAATGCTGCCAACATGGGAGATTACCTTTTGAGTAAGCTTCATGAATTACAGGAAGTATCAAAGGTAAAACTGTCTAATATTAGAGGAAGAGGATTATTTGCAGCAATTGAACTTGAGTCTCCTGAAATCAGGGATGATGTTTTCAATAAATGTTTTGATAAAGGACTTGCAGTATTAAAATCAGGAGAAAAATCAATCAGGTTTAGACCAGCGCTTACAGTAACAAAGGAAGTTATAGACGAGGGAATAAATATCCTCGCAGAGGTATTAAAAGCATAATTTGTGCGTAATTAATAAGGAGGAATTATGGAAGTTCAGGAAAAAATTGAAAAAGCTTTAAACAATATCAGGCCAGCGCTTCAAATGGACGGTGGCGATGTTGAGTTTTTAAAATACGAAGACGGTACCGTCTATGTTAAGCTTTTAGGGGCATGTGGCGGTTGCCCTATGTCAACCATGACCCTTAAACTTTTCATTGAAGAAAGGTTGAAAGAAGAAGTTCCTGAAGTAAAAGAAGTAGTTCAGGTTTAATAAAAAGCTCCGTTTATCGGGGCTTTTTTCTTAGGTAAAGATATGGAAAAAGAGATAAGATTTTTAGAATCACTTTTAAGTGAAAAAAGGCTTAATAGAATTAAACAGGTAATTAACAATAAAATAGAAAACATAACAGTGGTTTTGGACAACCTTTTAGATTCCCACAATACAAGCGCAATAATCAGGACAGCAGAAGGATTGGGATTGAAAGATATTTACATAATAGAAAAAGATTACGAATTTGAGATAAATAAAGCAGTAACAAAGTACAGTCACAAATGGGTTGAACTTCATAGATACAAGGACTTTACTCCTTGTGTCAAAGATTTAAAAGAAAAAGGGTATAAAATCTTTGTTGCAAATGTTGGAGAGAAATCCGTAAAACTTACTGATATTGAAATAACTCCTGAAAATAAATACGCCTTTGTTGTGGGAAATGAGCATGATGGAATATCTGACGAAATGTTAAAATATGCTGACTGTGAGTTTACAATACCTATGTATGGCTTTACTGAAAGTTTCAACGTTTCAGTCGCCTGCGCTATTATCCTGTCTTACACAATTTACAAATACAGGAATGCTTTAAACAAACCTTCTGATTTATCTGAAAATGAAAAACAAAAAATCTACTTTGATTTTCTCAAAAAAGCAGTAAAAAACAGCGATGTCCTCTTAAAATCATTTAAAAAAAGAGAAAACAAAAGCTAATAGCCCCGGGATTAAAGCAAAATTATCCAGCAAAAATTCATAGTAAAGAGGAGAAACATTTCTTTTCTTAACCACAAGTTTATTCACAAGCATATAGTAACCACCAAAAAGCATGGTAAGGATTGGCATTGAAAAATTTTGTCCATCTGTAATTGCTGCCACCCCTATAAACAAAATTAAGATAATTACAAGCCAGTTTGCAATCCTTAAAGCCCTTTCAGTTCCAATTAAAATAGGCAATGTCTCCCTTCCGTAAAACTTGTCTCCCTGAATATCCTTTATGTCTGAAAGAATTGACCCCACAAAAACAACAGTAAAAACAAAGAGAAACATTAAAAAACTTGAAAGTGCATTTGATTTACCATAAATAAACAGGGGATTAAATACAATAACAATTGACCATGCAAGTGCATATATAATGTTTTTTGAACCAGGTATATCAAAAAGCCTCATAATTCTACCTTTAAGCCTTAATTTAATTCTATATAAAAGCCCTAAAAGAGAGGCTAAAAGGATTATAAAAAACACATTTAAAGAAATGTTGATACTTAACAAAGCAAGAAGAGTAAGTGAAATAATACCTATTGCAATTAACAAAGTCTTATTCTCTTTCAAAAAGTAAAATTTTGTTGGATTTGAAAATCTCAGCCCTTCTAAATCAATTATTCCATTAAAAAGTGTCATTGAAAAAATGTAAAGAAAAGCAATCACTGAAAACTTTAATGAATCTTGAAAATTGGCAAGGGACAATAAACCATAAGAAAAAACAAAAGCAGAAAATCCCCTGAATAGCCCTGAATTAAAAACAATACCTAACACTCTTTTTGAAAACCTTGATTTTTCATCAACAAAACGAAGGTAATCAACCACAGAGTTAATAATCCAGCTTGGAGTGGATGCACCTGCAGAAACCCCCACCTTGTCAAAATTTGAAAAATCAATACCCTTTAACTCATCTTCTGTTTCAATATGATATACCACAGGGCAATACTGCTTTGAAATCTCTGCAAGCCTCGTTGTATTTGCGCTATGCTTCCCCCCAATAATTATCATACAGTCAACCTGGGATGCTATTTTCTTCACCTCATCCTGCCTTCTGTGTGTTGAATCGCAAATTGTACAAAATTCTTTTACTTCCTTTGCCTTTTCTCTAACCTTGTCCACAATTTTAAAAAATTCGTCATAGTTAAATGTGGTTTGAGACACAACTATAACCTTTTCCATCTCAGGTAATTTTTCAGCCTCTTCAACACTTCCCACAACAAAAGCTGTGTTGTTTGAATACCCCTTTAAACTTACAACCTCAGCATGCCCTTCATCACCAACAATTACAACCTGATAACCCTTATTTATATGCCCCTTAATTATTCCCTGTACCTTACCTACTTTTGGACAGGTAAGGTTTACCACATCAAGACCCTTTTCTTTTAAATTATTTAAAACCTGAGGTGTTGTGCCGTGAGCCCTTATAACAACTGTACCTTTATCTAAATTTTCTAATTTTTTTTCAGGCTTTACCCCTTTTGATTCTAAAAGAGCAACAACCTGATTGTTGTGAATTAAAGGACCTAATGTATATATTTCTTCCTTTTTCCTTGATAAATCAAGGATTTTGTCCATAGCCCTTCTTACACCCCAGCAAAAACCACCAGTTTCCGCAACTATTATCTTCATAAAACCCCTTTTTCAGTTTAAAAATACTTTTTTTCCAACTTTTTAAATTTTTTTGTAACCTTAAATGCTTTTTTAAGAAGGGATTTATAAGAATCTCTATCAGCCATTCTAACTTCAAGCATCATTCCCCATTTGTAATCAACCTTTTTAAAAAGTTCAAACACCTTATCCCAGTTTATATTTCCCTCAAAAGGCAACAAATGGGAATCCCTGTCTCCAAAATTGTCGTGTATGTGGCTTGAGTAAAAGTAAACCCCATAATTTTCAATATCAGAGTAAACCTCTCCATTTAAATTCGAATGACCAATATCAAAACCTATTCCGACAGGCACCATCTCTTTTTCAATAAACTCAACAATATGCCTTACTGATGTTTCTCTCCCTGGAATATTCTCAAAACAAAGTTTGATTTGAAGATGCTCAGCAAACTTAAACAATTCTTCAAGGCTTTTCAACATTGAATCCCTGTTAACCTTGTATGGAAAGTGCATTATGTAATAATCTACATCAAACATGGAAGCAAGTGAGAAAGAAGCCTTTATCTCTTCAACAGATTTTGTTCTTAAATTCTCATCATCTGACGCAATATCAACAAAAATTCCACTTCTTAAACCTTCAAGTGAGAAGTAAAAAGGTGCGTGAACAGAATTTACAAAAAAATTATTGTTGTTAACCGCCTTTGCAATTTCAATTAATTGAGATGCATCATCAAAATCAACCTGCATTCTGTTTGCAAAAATCTCAATAGTATCAAACCCTGAATCTGCTATCAGATTTAAATGCTCTCCACTTAATTTTTCATATGCAAAGGGATGTGTGGATATCCCGTATATCATTTAAATTCCTTT from Thermotomaculum hydrothermale carries:
- the dnaK gene encoding molecular chaperone DnaK — encoded protein: MGKIIGIDLGTTNSVVAVMEGNDVTVIPNQEGARTTPSVVAFAKNGEILVGQVAKRQAITNPENTIFSIKRFMGRRYEEVTEEMKMVPYKVVKAPNGDVRVEVNGKLFSPPEISAKILQKLKKAAEDYLGEPVTEAVITVPAYFNDAQRQATKDAGKIAGLEVKRIINEPTAAALAYGLDKKKDETIAVYDFGGGTFDISILEVGEGVVEVKSTNGDTHLGGDNIDQRIIDWLIDEFKKDQGIDLSQDKMALQRLKEAAEKAKIELSSMMETEINLPFITADASGPKHLNIKLTRAKFESMIEDLIEKTMEPCKKALEDAGLKPSDIDEVVLVGGSTRIPLVQKKVTEFFGKEPHKGVNPDEVVAVGAAIQGGVLAGDVKDVLLLDVTPLSLGVETQGGVMTVMIPRNTTIPTRKTEVFTTAADNQTSVEIHVLQGERPLAKDNKSLGKFHLMGIPPAPRGVPQIEVTFDIDANGILNVSAKDRATGKEQKITITGSSGLSKEEIDKMVKEAQAHAEEDKRRAQLIEARNRGDSLIYQIEKLLKEHADKITDADKQAIESAISQLKTAMEGEDVNAINSAIDNLTNVSHKLSQYLYQSQQTDAQAGTQTDAGATNQGTQSNDDKGGDDVVDAEIVE
- the lat gene encoding L-lysine 6-transaminase, which codes for MESIKVQPNDVLKTLEKHLLVDGFHIVLDLEKSEGCYMVDARDGKRYIDFYAFFASLPLGFNHPKMKDPEFVERLKIASIHKVANSDIYTTYMAEFVETFAKIGAHPELPNYFFIDGGALAVENALKAAFDWKVRKNFQKGYKEEKGHKVIHFKEAFHGRTGYTMSLTNTDPTKVKYFPKFDWPRITNPKIEFPLTEENLTKVIEKENQAIDEIYKAIKENKDDIACLIIEPIQGEGGDNHFRPEFLRKLREITEENDILYIVDEVQTGVAATGKMWCFEHFGFVPDIVSFGKKLQVCGIMVSDKVNEVDSVFKVSSRLNSTWGANIVDMVRAQRILEIIHEENLIENAANMGDYLLSKLHELQEVSKVKLSNIRGRGLFAAIELESPEIRDDVFNKCFDKGLAVLKSGEKSIRFRPALTVTKEVIDEGINILAEVLKA
- a CDS encoding NifU family protein, whose protein sequence is MEVQEKIEKALNNIRPALQMDGGDVEFLKYEDGTVYVKLLGACGGCPMSTMTLKLFIEERLKEEVPEVKEVVQV
- a CDS encoding TrmH family RNA methyltransferase → MEKEIRFLESLLSEKRLNRIKQVINNKIENITVVLDNLLDSHNTSAIIRTAEGLGLKDIYIIEKDYEFEINKAVTKYSHKWVELHRYKDFTPCVKDLKEKGYKIFVANVGEKSVKLTDIEITPENKYAFVVGNEHDGISDEMLKYADCEFTIPMYGFTESFNVSVACAIILSYTIYKYRNALNKPSDLSENEKQKIYFDFLKKAVKNSDVLLKSFKKRENKS
- the ispH gene encoding 4-hydroxy-3-methylbut-2-enyl diphosphate reductase codes for the protein MKIIVAETGGFCWGVRRAMDKILDLSRKKEEIYTLGPLIHNNQVVALLESKGVKPEKKLENLDKGTVVIRAHGTTPQVLNNLKEKGLDVVNLTCPKVGKVQGIIKGHINKGYQVVIVGDEGHAEVVSLKGYSNNTAFVVGSVEEAEKLPEMEKVIVVSQTTFNYDEFFKIVDKVREKAKEVKEFCTICDSTHRRQDEVKKIASQVDCMIIIGGKHSANTTRLAEISKQYCPVVYHIETEDELKGIDFSNFDKVGVSAGASTPSWIINSVVDYLRFVDEKSRFSKRVLGIVFNSGLFRGFSAFVFSYGLLSLANFQDSLKFSVIAFLYIFSMTLFNGIIDLEGLRFSNPTKFYFLKENKTLLIAIGIISLTLLALLSINISLNVFFIILLASLLGLLYRIKLRLKGRIMRLFDIPGSKNIIYALAWSIVIVFNPLFIYGKSNALSSFLMFLFVFTVVFVGSILSDIKDIQGDKFYGRETLPILIGTERALRIANWLVIILILFIGVAAITDGQNFSMPILTMLFGGYYMLVNKLVVKKRNVSPLYYEFLLDNFALIPGLLAFVFSFFK
- a CDS encoding sugar phosphate isomerase/epimerase family protein, with protein sequence MIYGISTHPFAYEKLSGEHLNLIADSGFDTIEIFANRMQVDFDDASQLIEIAKAVNNNNFFVNSVHAPFYFSLEGLRSGIFVDIASDDENLRTKSVEEIKASFSLASMFDVDYYIMHFPYKVNRDSMLKSLEELFKFAEHLQIKLCFENIPGRETSVRHIVEFIEKEMVPVGIGFDIGHSNLNGEVYSDIENYGVYFYSSHIHDNFGDRDSHLLPFEGNINWDKVFELFKKVDYKWGMMLEVRMADRDSYKSLLKKAFKVTKKFKKLEKKYF